The Nostoc sp. 'Lobaria pulmonaria (5183) cyanobiont' DNA window CTAATTTGTCGCTGTGTGGGCGTAATTGATTGTAAATAACTTGGAAAAGCAAAGGTACGCAAAGTAATCCTCTGCGTACCTCTGCGATTTCCTTTGCGCCCCTTTGCGTTTAAACTTCAATCGCCGTCTCTTTCTCCTCACCTTTTGGCTGTGAACTCAGCCGATCTAAAATCTCTAAAACTTCTTGTTCAAAGGCAACTTGAGCGCGATTAGTTTTGCCACCCACATACAAGCGATCGCCTTTTTGCAATGCCCAGATTTGCGAGTGGGAAAAGTAACTCATTACCACACCCAGCATTAGCAAGCCAAACCCTGTGTAAACAATTGGTATGCCTGGATCGGCTTTAATTTGTAAGCCAGTACTACCAATGACATCCAAAATTTTCAGCTTCACGCCATTAACTTCAGTGAACATCCCCGCACGGACTGTATCAACAAGTTTGCCAGTAACATCATAAACTAATACCATTCCTTGCAAGTCTTTCGCTAACAGGGAGACACCCTCACTCAAATCCGGTTTAGTCGGAACCCAGGTTCCCCAAATGCGCCCGTTACCGTTAGTGTTCAATTGCGCCATCGGTAACTGAAAAATCGGGCTGTTGTTAAATTGGACGCGAACACCTGCAATTCCCCAATCAGTTTGATAGAAAGTTATGCCATGATAGCGCAGAGGCTCGTTGACAAAAATCTTCTTGTGGTCAATTTCCTTTCCCTGATTATTCAAGACAGACATATCTGAATAAAATTGATTAATGCCGCCAGATGGAGTGTAATCAATCCAAAAACGATTGACGCGCACAGACCAATCTTTCGGGATTTTTGCGGCTAAAGGGCCAGCATCGACAATATTTGTCACTTGAAATGTATCGCCACTAGCAACCATTTCCTGAGCGAGAAACCCAGTCATCGCCCCCCAAATTCCCCCTAGCAAAATAGCGACGATGCCAATATGAACGATAATTGGGCCGATGCGTCCAACTATTCCTTTGCGGGCATAAAGGAGATTTTCTTTTTCTTGATTTGGAAAAATTTTATAGCGGTGTTTCTGTAATATTTCGCTGAGGTAATTCAGGGAACCAGTATCTAGTTCTGTACTTAAAGCTAACTTTTGAAATTGTCGGGGTTCTTCGTAATATTTCCAGCGCTGGGCAGCTTTTAAGGCTGGTAACTGACGGGTAAATGAACAAGCAGTTAAGCTAGTGCCAAATAAGATGAGTAATGCTAGAAACCACCAGGTACGATATACGTGGTCTAATCCAACTACTTGAATTACCTTCCAAGTTAAGAAACCAAATAAAGCTGGATGTTCTGGGTAATTGGCTTGGTAAAATGCGGGTGACTGACCTTGCTCGATTACAGTACCGGTGGAGCTAAAGATGGCAATCAATAGCAGTAGTGCGATCGCTAGTCGTAAGTTAGTCAGTACAGGCAAAAGCTCTTGGCGTAAGAACTGCCCAGGTATCGCCCACCATTTTAATTCTTTGGACGCCGAATCATCTATTGTCATTATGTGTAAAATATAACAAAGTATTGATATTAAAAACTGCCGAGGGGAATCCGAGAAATTAAGGAAAATACACCGAATCCTACCAACAGCGCCCCACTAACTGGGTTAATCCAACCAGACCAGCGACGCAATTCCAGTAATTTTTTAATTGAAGCTGTAAAAGTACCTGCCAAAATCAATGGTGCTACATAACCAGCTGTGTAAGAAAGTAGCAAAATAGCACCTAAAATTAAGTCTTGTGTATTGGCAATCCAACCCAGCAAGCTAGCTAAAACAGGTGTGCTACAAGGAGATGCGACTAAGCCGAAAGTTAGTCCGAGCAAATAGGAACGCAATCCTGCTGGCAAATCCGGCGAAATCCAATTGGTTTCACCCAAGGATGGAAATTGCAGAGGCAGTGCTTCTAATAAGTTCAGCCCCATGAGAATGGCGATAATGCTGACAATAATCGGCAAACCAATTCCCACTTGACCATAGACTTTTCCGACAAAACCTGCTAATATTCCTAGCCCTGCTAGTGTAGTTGCTAAACCTAAAGCAAACCAAGTTGATTGGGCAGCTGCTTGAAGGCGGCTTTTGGCTTCATAACCGCCGATGTAACCAATGGTAATTGGCAGCATGGAAAGCATACAGGGTGTGAGACTGGTGAGCAAACCAGCTGCAAAGATGATACCAATACTCACCACGCTAAGGTGTGTCAGTTGGTTAGAAACGAGGCTGTTGGCAAATTGTTCTAGTTGGTAAATTTGGGTTTGCAGGTTATCAAACATGGGGAGTTTCTGAGCGGGAAATGCTTACTCTGCTTGAATTTTAGCTTACTTTTGGTTTTGGAGTCAGCAGAAGTGATTATCCGAACCTGATATTATCTAAATTTCATCTGCCCAAGGAAATGTATCTAAAATACAATTAAGCTCGGATTATCCCTGAAGAAGCACGGCTGGAGTATTTGGCATGACGATTGCATTACCCGGATTTAAAATTGTCACTTTGTTAAAAGCAGGGGTAAAAGCAGTCATATACCGTGGAATTAAGGTTAAAGATCGGTGTCCGGTAATTATCAAAGGGCTACGTCCAGAACAGTGTACACCCAATAATATCGAACAACTTAAACATGAGTATGCGATCGCTCAAAGGTTAAATACTGCCGCCGCACTCAAAGTCTACGCCTTAGAGATAGATCGGGGAATCCCTTATTTAATTATGGAGGATTTTGAAGGGCGATCGCTTTGACTGCTTATCCTGGTGAGATAGATCGTCAACAAGCGATCGCTGTGGGATTTCAACAGCATATCTTTAAGCCTGTAGATCCAGAGGAATTGGTGAAGGAGGAAATTCTAAACCTCTCTTTTACTAGGGAAAAGGAATGGAAGTGAGGTTTTCCAGATCCGGTTAACGATATAGCCAAACACGCAACAGCGACAGCAATTGTTCAGTATCTACGGGTTTAGTAATGTAGTCTGATGCACCGGCTTCAATACACTTCTCGCGATCGCCTAGCATGGCTTTAGCAGTCAGTGCAATAATCGGCAAAGACTTAAATCGATCGTTTTGACGGATTACGCGTGTTGTTTCGTAACCATCCATTTCTGGCATCATTACGTCCATCAAAACGACATCAATATCTGGTGTATTTTCTAACAGGTTAATCCCCTCTCTGCCATTTTCAGCATATATAACCTCTATTTGATAACGCTCCAACATACTGGTCAGGGCGAAGATATTCCGCATATCGTCGTCTACAATTAGCGCTTTTTTGCCAGTGAGTAAGTAGTCTTGTGAATGCAGTTGTTCGAGTATTTGGCGCTTCGGTTCAGGTAAATTTGCTTGGACTCGGTGTAAAAATAATGCTGTTTCATCGAGGAGACGTTCGGGCGATCGCACATCTTTAATAATGATTGTCTCGGCAATTCGTCTGAGTTCTGTTTCTTGAGCTTTACTAATTTCTCTACCTGTGTAGACAATAATTGGTAAAGTTTTGCCGTTAGGTAGAAGCTTTATCTGCTCAATCAGTTCAAACCCGGTCATGTCGGGTAGCCCTAAATCGAGAACCAGGCAATCAAAATGCTGGCTGCGAATAGCTTCTAGAGCTGCTGCACCGTTAGCCACTGCTGTGGTCAAAACATCGCTGTTACCAATCAACTCAACAATACTCAGCCGTTGAGTATCATCATCTTCGACTACCAATAAATTTTTCACCTGGCGCTCAACAAAACCTTTAATTTTGGTCAACGCCTCGGATATTGTTTCGCTGGTTAAGGGCTTTTGCAGATATGCGATCGCACCTAGTTGTAAACCGCGTTGTCTCCCTTCTTCAACGGTCATGATATGTACGGGAATGTGACGGGTATTTGGGTCATGTTTGAGACGATCTAATACCGTCCAACCATCCATTTCTGGCAGCCGGATATCTAGCAAAATGGCTGAAGGTAGGAATTGCTGCGCTAACATCAAACCTGTACTACCGGTTTGGGCAGCTATCACCTTAAATCCTTGTTGTTGCGCCATATCTAGCAGGATACGCGCAAAATTAACGTCATCTTCGACAATTAGTAACACGCGATCGCCTCTTTCAATAGTAGTGCGATCGTCATTTATGAGTGAGGAGTGGGTAGAGACGCGATTAATCGCGTCTGTACTGAGTAGGGAGTGGGGAGTGAGGAGTGGTTTTGATGTCAACTCAGGACTCAGCGCTCGTAACTCAGCACTGAATTGTGGTAGATAGAACGTAAAGGTACTACCTTCACCTGGTAGACTGATTAATTTAATTTCGCCGCCGAAGAGACGGGCGATTTCGCGGCTAATTGATAAGCCCAATCCGGTGCCGCCGTATCTGCGACTGGTAGAGCCATCGGCTTGCTGGAATGCTTCAAAAATCACTTTCTGTTTTTCGGGGGCAATGCCAATGCCTGTATCGCTGACTGAGAAAGCAATCACAATCTCGGCACTATTTAAGGTTTGATGGTCGTTGCTCCACCCTAGCTTGGCCACCGCAATCCGTAAGCGTACCTCCCCTTGCTCTGTAAATTTAAAAGCGTTGGAGAGGAGATTTTTCAACACTTGTTGTATGCGTTTGACATCTGTAGAGATGCTATTTGGCAATTCGGGAGTAAATTCAATTGCGAAAGCAAGTCCTTTGCTCTGAGCGATTTGTCGGAAGGTACGCTCAATTTGTTCGCCCAACTCTGCCAATGGCATTTGGGTCATGTCAATGGACATGGTTCCAGATTCAATTTTAGCGAGATCCAGAATGTCATTAATCAATGCTAACAAATCAGTACCGGCTGAGTAAATTGTTTGGCTATATTCTACTTGCTTGGCGGTGAGGTTGTGATCGATATTATCTGTCAATAATTTCGCCAAAATCAACAAGCTGTTTAGCGGTGTCCGCAGTTCATGGGACATGTTGGCGAGAAATTCTGATTTGTATTTTGAAGAGAGGGCGAGTTGTTCAGCCTTGTCTTCTAAAGAGACTCTTGCTTGTTCAATTTCCCGATTTTTGCGCTCAACTTCTTTCTTCTGCATTGCCAACAACTCTGCCTTTTCTTCCAATTCGGCGTTGGTTTGTTGCAATTCCTCTTGCTGTCCTTTGAGTAAATCCTCAGAGGTTTTGAGTGATTGGGCTTGTTGTTCTAAGCGCTTGTTGGTTTCGCGGAGTTCGCTTTGCTGAGTTTGGAGTTCTTCAGCCAAAGATTGCGACTGCTTGAGTAATTCTTCAGTTCGCATCGATGCGGCGATCGTGTTGAGGACGATCGCAATACTTTCGGTAAGCTGGTCGAAGAATGTCAGATGAATTTCGCTAAAGCGGCGGAAGGATGCTAATTCAATCACGGCTGTCACCTGTCCTTCAAAAAGTACAGGTAATACCACAGCATTCAAAGGCGTGGCTTCTCCTAAACCAGAGGAAATTCTGACATAATCACTTGGCACTTCCGTCAGCAGTATCCGCTCTTTTTCTAAAGCGCATTGTCCCACCAAACCTTCACCCAAGTGGAAGCGGTTAGCTAGATGTCTGCGTTCGCGGTAAGCGTAGCTACTAATTAATTTCAAATAGGGTGTATGTTCCCCATACTCCATGAGGAAGAATACGCCGTGTTGCGCTCCTACCAAGGGTGCTAGTTCGGAGAGAATTAGTTTAGATACAGTTTCCAAGTCTCGCTGCCCTTGCAGCATTCGGGTAAACTTGGCTAAGTTAGTTTTCAACCAGTCTTGTTCGGTGTTTTTCTGTGTTGTCTCTCGCAGATTGGCAATCATCTGGTTGATGTTGTCTTTGAGGATGGCAACTTCCCCTAGTGCCTCGACGGCAATTGAACGAGTTAAATCACCCTTAGTTACAGCTGTAGCAACTTCGGCGAGCGATCGCAACTGAGTTGTCAGTGTAGCAGCGAGTTCGTTGACGTTATCTGTCAAATCTTTCCAAGTTCCAGCCGCCCCAGGTACTCTCGCTTGTCCCCCTAATTTCCCTTCAATTCCCACTTCCCGCGCCACTGTGGTTACTTGATTGGCAAAGGTTGCGAGGGTATCAATCATCTCGTTGATTGTCTCTGCCAAGGTTTCAATTTCTCCCTTGGCATCTAACATCAGTTTCCGTTTCAAGTCACCGTTAGCAACTGCCGTTACAACTCTGGCGATACCGCGCACTTGTGCCGTTAGGTTCCCCGCCATCGAGTTCACGTTATCTGTCAAATCTTTCCAAGTCCCCGCGACACCTTGAACTTGCGCTTGTCCGCCCAACTTCCCTTCAGTTCCCACTTCCCGCGCCACCCGCGTTACTTCACTGGCAAAGGAACTAAGTTGATCTACCATCGTGTTGGTGGTGTTCTTCAAGTCTAAAATTTCGCCTCTGGCATCGACGGTAATTTTCTTGGAAAGGTCGCCATTAGCTACTGCTTTCGTAACTTCAGCGATGTTGCGAACTTGTCCGGTGAGGTTCCCTGCCATCGAGTTCACGTTGTCGGTCAAATCTTTCCAAGTTCCAGCCACTCCTCTGACGTAAGCTTGCACGCCTAATTTACCTTCCGTTCCCACCTCACGGGCAACCCTGGTAACTTCCGATGCAAAAGAATTCAGCTGATCCACCATTGTATTAATGGTGTTTTTAAGTTCCTGAATTTCACCTTTGACATCGACGGTGATTTTTTTAGATAAGTCGCCGTTAGCTACGGCGGTGGTAACTTCGGCAATATTTCGTACTTGCGCCGTCAAACTTCCCGCCATGAAGTTTACGCTGTCGGTTAAATCTTTCCAAGTGCCGGCTACACCTTTAACTTCTGCTTGTACGCCCAGTTTCCCTTCAGTTCCCACCTCACGCGCAACTCTTGTAACTTCCGATGCAAAGGAATTGAGTTGATCCACCATCGTGTTGACGGTGTTTTTCAACTCTAAAATTTCACCTTTGACATCAACGGAGATTTTTTTAGATAAGTCGCCATTAGCTACGGCGGTGGTGACGGCGGCAATGTTTCGCACCTGTGCCGTTAAACTTCCCGCCATGAAGTTTACGCTGTCAGTTAAATCTTTCCAAGTGCCAGCCACACCGCGCACATCTGCTTGTACACCTAATTTACCCTCACTTCCCACCTCACGGGCAACCCGCGTTACTTCACTTGCAAAGGAATTAAGTTGATCCACCATTATATTGATGGTATTCTTGAGTTCGAGAATTTCGCCTTTGACAGCAACAGTAATTTTCTTAGATAAGTCACCATTGGCGATCGCAGTTGCAACTTCGGCAATGTTTCGCACTTGGTCAGTGAGGTTCCCCGCCATTGAATTTACGTTGTCGGTCAAGTCTTTCCAAGTACCTGCTACTCCTCTAACTTCTGCTTGCACACCCAATTTGCCTTCCGTTCCTACCTCCCGTGCAACCCGCGTCACTTCCGATGCAAAGGAACTGAGTTGATCCACCATTGTGTTGATGGTGTTTTTCAACTCCAAAATTTCGCCTTTGACATCAACGGTGATTTTCTTAGATAGGTCGCCATTTGCCACAGCAGTAGTCACTTCCGCAATATTTCGCACCTGAGCCGTCAAGCTTCCAGCCATGAAATTCACGCTGTCGGTCAAGTCTTTCCAAGTGCCTGCCACACCGCGCACTTCTGCTTGTACGCCCAATTTACCTTCACTTCCCACCTCACGCGCAACCCTTGTTACTTCTGATGCAAAGGAATTGAGTTGATCCACCATTGTGTTGATGGTATTTTTGAGTTCTAAAATTTCACCTCTGACATCGACAGTGATTTTCTTAGATAAATCGCCTGTTGCAACCGCCGTAGTCACTTCGGCAATGTTTCGCACCTGTGCCGTTAAACTTCCCGCCATGAAGTTCACGCTGTCGGTTAAATCTTTCCAAGTGCCAGCCACACCACGCACATCTGCTTGCACGCCCAGTTTACCTTCACTGCCCACCTCACGCGCAACCCGCGTCACTTCACTTGCAAAAGAACTGAGTTGATCCACCATGATATTGATGGTATTCTTGAGTTCAAGAATTTCACCTCTGACATCGACGGTAATTTTCTTAGATAAATCGCCATTGGCGATCGCAGTCGCAACTTCGGCAATATTTCGCACCTGTCCGGTGAGATTACCCGCCATTAAATTAACGTTATCAGTTAAATCTTTCCAAGTACCTGCTACTCCCCGGACTTCTGCTTGAACGCCCAACTTCCCTTCAGTTCCGACCTCACGCGCAACTCTTGTTACTTCCGATGCAAAGGAATTAAGCTGATCCACCATTGTGTTGATGGTATTCTTCAACTCCAGAATTTCGCCTTTCACATCCACAGTGATTTTCTTGGATAAGTCGCCATTTGCCACCGCCGTTGTCACTTCCGCAATATTCCGCACTTGTGCCGTCAAGCTTCCCGCCATGAAATTCACACTATCGGTCAGGTCTTTCCACGTCCCCGCTACCCCGCGAACTTCTGCTTGACCGCCCAATTTTCCTTCTGCACCCACCTCACGCGCAACTCTTGTGACTTCCGATGCAAAAGAATTCAGTTGATCCACCATGATGTTGACGGTGTTTTTCAACTCCAAAATTTCACCTTTGACATCCACAGTGATTTTCTTAGAAAGGTCGCCATTCGCTACTGCCGTTGTTACTTCCGCAATATTACGGACTTGAGCAGTCAAATTTCCTGCCATCAAGTTAACGTTGTCAGTTAAATCCTTCCAAGTTCCGGCGACTCCTTTAACTTCGGCTTGCACGCCCAACTTCCCTTCAGTTCCCACTTCACGCGCAACTCGCGTTACTTCACTCGCAAAAGAATTCAGTTGATCCACCATCGTGTTGACGGTGTTTTTAAGTTCGAGAATTTCGCCTTTAACATTAACAGTGATTTTTTTGGATAAGTCACCATTTGCGATCGCAGTTGCAACTTCGGCAATATTTCGCACCTGTCCGGTAAGATTACCCGCCATCAAGTTAACGTTATCAGTCAAATCTTTCCAAGTGCCAGCCACACCTTGCACTTCGGCTTGGACACCTAATTTACCCTCGGTTCCCACTTCACGGGCAACCCTTGTAACTTCTGATGCAAAGGAACCGAGCCGATCTACCATCGTGTTGACGATATTAGCAGTTTGGAGAAACTCACCTTGCAGGGGTCTGCCATCAATTTCTGTAGCGATCGTTTGGGATAAGTCACCATTGGCAACTGACCGAATCACCCGCGTAGTTTCAGCTGTTGGTTGAACTAAATCTGTAATTAGAGTATTGACAGAAGTAACACAATCTGACCAAGAACCCCGAACATCTCCGAGAGAGGCGCGATCGGCAATTTTGCCTTCTTTGCCAACAACGTTACCAATCCGTTGTAGTTCGGCCGCCATCCGCTCATTTTGATCGATAATATTATTGAGCGTATCAGCTATTTTTCCTGCTACACCAGTATGGTCTATGGGCATCCGAGCAGAGAAGTCACCCTGTTTAACAGCATTCAGCGTTCTTAACAGCTGATTTAAATCGAGATTGTCGCTGTCTCTAGTTAACTGTTCGGTTGCCATAGCCTTATCCTTAATCTTGAATCTTGAGGAATTTTTTGTATTTTTTGCACCCCGTACCTAGTGAGATAACTTTTAGGTAATGCGTATCACAATACAGAGCAGGGAATAGAAAGTGGATCAAACTAATTTTTATGGGTGCGAGTGTAAGCAGTTGACAAAGACTGCTAACTAAATGGTATTGCCATCGATGTATCTGGCATCCCACTTAGCCAATGATAGCGAGTTGGCGTCTGTTATGCAGCATCAATTGTCGGCGATGCCTAACTTGGGCAAGTAAGCGATCGCACAGTAGAACAGACGATGACAATTAACATTACATTTTATGATTTTTGGAATTTGAGGAAAGCAGCAAATCAATAAATCCTAACTGATAACAGAGGTTTGCTAAAGTCAAAAGTATCCGGCAACTCCTAATACGGTTCGGATAAGATCCCCCCGCCTGCGGCGACCCCCTTTTTAAGGGGGTAAAGATTAGAAAAAGCCCCCCTTTTTAAGGGGGGTTGGGGGGATCTTCGAGAGAAAAACAGGTTAACCGAACCGTATTGCGGCAACTCCAAGGATTGGCAAATGGTTAGAGAGTACTCACCCCAGAGACATCTGCCTCCGCTTGAAAGTGGCGATCGCCTAACTCGCCCTGAATTTGAACGGCGTTATGCGGCTGCACCTCATATCAAGAAAGCAGAACTGATTGAAGGAATCGTTTACATCGCATCTCCTGTAAGACATGAGCAACATGGCAAACCCCACAGTCGGGTGATAACGCGTAAATAAACAGACCATTGAAAAGCCCTAAAGAGCTTATTCCATAATACTTTTGACTTTTGACTTTTGACTTTTGACTTTTGACTTCCGCCTTGCGGTACTAGCTAGGTTCATTCCAAGCCCTAATCGCTTCAATCGCAATACCAGCAGGAGCAAATAAAATCTTTACAGTTTCAATACCTGCTGCTGTCACTGCTCTTTGCAAACGTACTTTGAGCATTGGATTATTTTTGATAACTTGCTCAATCGCTTGCCTATTTTTAAGTACTGGATGACTCTCAACAGCTTGAGCAACAATAGGTTGAGCATCGATTACAGTCGGTTTATCCTGCTCCATTTTCTCAAGCAACTGCTCAAGCACAGTTTCTAATTTAGCAATATCTTTTGTAGACGCGTAATTGTTTTGAGTGCCAATGTTATCACCTTGGATATTTCCTGTAACACTGCCTACGATAGTGCCAAAGGTAGCGCCTGTGAAATCATTTTTAGGAGTTTCTGACATATTTTTGAGTGTTTGATTAAGTGTGTTTAGAGTATTGAGTAAATTATTGGACGGATTCTCTTCCGAAAGTGAAGAAGTCACAATAGTATCGTTGTAGTAACCACGCTTCTCTTGGATTTGAGAAATTTTAGTAAGTACACCATCTATTAATTCTTTTGTACATGTTGAAGTCATTAATAAATTTTTCGACAAGAGAGTAAGTAACTCAGGTTTAATAATTTGCTTTAAAGCATTTACCGAACTACTAATTACTTCATCATCTTCATCTTCTAAAGTTTGACATAAAGTAGGTATTGCTGCTTCATTGCCTATTAAACCTAATATTGACACAGCACAGTTACGAATATCAGGGGATTGATCTACTAAAGCTTCAAATAGTAAATAATTTGCCCGTTCAATACCAACTCGTTCTATTACACTGTCATCCACTCCAAACCAAAAGCAGTCTTCTAACTCATATCCAAATGGTCTTCCTTTATAAACAAGAGAAGAAATTGCAGAGTGCCTAATGCTTTCTTCAGATGCAGCGAATGACTTAGACCAACCAGAATTGTTGGAATTAATTTGCGTGTAACCTTGAAACTTATTTATTTTTGTATTGCAAATAATCCCATCTTCTGGGATTTGTTCGGTAGAGGTAATACTAACTTCAATATCACCAGCAAGTTTTTGTAAATTTAGAACAAAGATGGGATTATGACTACTTTCACCTTTTGCATTAAGAAGAATATAACGGCAGTAGATTTCATGTCCATTTGTCATTAACACTTGGCGTAAGTGTAATCTTGCTATGTCAGAGTGTGTTATGCATAAAAGCCGAATTTTGAGTTCTTGGTCAACTTCTAACTGAGCAACTAAACCAACCGTTTGAGCTTGATACTCTCGCTTTACCTCTCCTGCCAACCTTGCGCCTAACCTTAAATCCACATCTAAGGCTAACTTCACCACTCGCACTGCTTGCCTTTCATCATTCACCAACCCCAACATCAATGCCACGGGTTCTGTCCACTTCAAATAATTCAGATAATCCCGTTTTAACTTCTCATCACTAACATTATCAAGGTGTTGGAGTAGAAATTCTGCGGCGTAGTATTCCTGAATCAACTGGTGACGAAATTCAATCTGGTCGTCTGTTCGCAATTGAATTAAGTGATACTTGAGCAAATCTTCTAGCCATTCTCTTGCACAATTCTCACTAAAAGCTACTTTGTTCTGTAAAAATGCCGCTAAAACATTCCTAGCTTGCTGTTTAGAAATAGTTAATCGCAACTCAGTCAAATTATCGCCTTGCATCATTACAAATGCTAGATGCTGCAATAAATCAGCCTCCCACTCAGGTAACCCTTCAGCAATTGGTACATTTTCCTTGAGTTTGTGATACTCTCCAGAGAACCAACGAAACAGCTCACCTAAACTAGTAGGAATTTGTTTAGCATCATTAAATACTTCACACAGCATCCACAATAACAGCGGCGTTTCCGCCAATTCTCGCAAGCGTCCAGCCAACTGTCGCAGCATTTCATCACCCACCTCTGAATAGGCGCGGACAAAATGCTGCATCTGCGCTTCTGTGAGAGGTTGCATTTCCAGTTTTTTTTCAATACCTAAATCACCCCCCACCCCCAAATACCGCGTAGTAAAAATCATCGGCGTTCGGCGGTATTTCTGCCTAAATCCGTCTAAATCTCGCCTAGCTTCATCGTTGGATAATTCATTCAAACCGTCTACAATTAACAAAAATCGCCCTGTAAACAGTAGATTTTCAATCTCTATCCTGTTGAGGTTTAAATTATAGCGAGTCAAAAAGTCCCGAATTAAATCCAGCACCGAAGTTTTGTAGCGCCTTAACTCCACTAGCACGGGAATCCTTGTCAGCTTTTCCGCTTCTCCTCTGCTCCTCTGCTCCCATGCTCCCTTGCACTTTTCGGCTTCTTCCCACAACAAACGTTCTAAAGCTGTAGATTTGCCTGAACCCGGTCTTCCTACTAGCAATACATGGACGGGTGCATACTTCAGTAACCCTTCGAGGATATTCAACCGTTCAATTTTTTCTCTGTCTGGTGCTTCACCTTCTCGTTGCTGTGGTACTGTTTGCACCATCAAACTCAAATCTAAGCGTCTGCGCGATTTTTTGGGTTCAAGTCTTTGACGGTCTATGGCATCAGTTGGCGTGTATAAATCTTGCCAATCTCTATATGTGTCATCCTCGCTCAGAGATTCTAGATACGTTTGAAAATCTATGCTGTGGTCTGCAACCATAGTAGTCAATTGACCGAGGACTTTTAAGCGCTCTTTTATATACTACACAATAAAACGCTCAATCCTTTTTATGATGCCCGTCCTACAAACGAAGTAATTGGCGGGCTGCGCTCAACTTGAAGAATATCTGATAAGCATTTCAAAATTTTTTGATGTACTACCTAGATTTTCGATCCTCCCTAACCCCCC harbors:
- a CDS encoding HAMP domain-containing protein, which encodes MATEQLTRDSDNLDLNQLLRTLNAVKQGDFSARMPIDHTGVAGKIADTLNNIIDQNERMAAELQRIGNVVGKEGKIADRASLGDVRGSWSDCVTSVNTLITDLVQPTAETTRVIRSVANGDLSQTIATEIDGRPLQGEFLQTANIVNTMVDRLGSFASEVTRVAREVGTEGKLGVQAEVQGVAGTWKDLTDNVNLMAGNLTGQVRNIAEVATAIANGDLSKKITVNVKGEILELKNTVNTMVDQLNSFASEVTRVAREVGTEGKLGVQAEVKGVAGTWKDLTDNVNLMAGNLTAQVRNIAEVTTAVANGDLSKKITVDVKGEILELKNTVNIMVDQLNSFASEVTRVAREVGAEGKLGGQAEVRGVAGTWKDLTDSVNFMAGSLTAQVRNIAEVTTAVANGDLSKKITVDVKGEILELKNTINTMVDQLNSFASEVTRVAREVGTEGKLGVQAEVRGVAGTWKDLTDNVNLMAGNLTGQVRNIAEVATAIANGDLSKKITVDVRGEILELKNTINIMVDQLSSFASEVTRVAREVGSEGKLGVQADVRGVAGTWKDLTDSVNFMAGSLTAQVRNIAEVTTAVATGDLSKKITVDVRGEILELKNTINTMVDQLNSFASEVTRVAREVGSEGKLGVQAEVRGVAGTWKDLTDSVNFMAGSLTAQVRNIAEVTTAVANGDLSKKITVDVKGEILELKNTINTMVDQLSSFASEVTRVAREVGTEGKLGVQAEVRGVAGTWKDLTDNVNSMAGNLTDQVRNIAEVATAIANGDLSKKITVAVKGEILELKNTINIMVDQLNSFASEVTRVAREVGSEGKLGVQADVRGVAGTWKDLTDSVNFMAGSLTAQVRNIAAVTTAVANGDLSKKISVDVKGEILELKNTVNTMVDQLNSFASEVTRVAREVGTEGKLGVQAEVKGVAGTWKDLTDSVNFMAGSLTAQVRNIAEVTTAVANGDLSKKITVDVKGEIQELKNTINTMVDQLNSFASEVTRVAREVGTEGKLGVQAYVRGVAGTWKDLTDNVNSMAGNLTGQVRNIAEVTKAVANGDLSKKITVDARGEILDLKNTTNTMVDQLSSFASEVTRVAREVGTEGKLGGQAQVQGVAGTWKDLTDNVNSMAGNLTAQVRGIARVVTAVANGDLKRKLMLDAKGEIETLAETINEMIDTLATFANQVTTVAREVGIEGKLGGQARVPGAAGTWKDLTDNVNELAATLTTQLRSLAEVATAVTKGDLTRSIAVEALGEVAILKDNINQMIANLRETTQKNTEQDWLKTNLAKFTRMLQGQRDLETVSKLILSELAPLVGAQHGVFFLMEYGEHTPYLKLISSYAYRERRHLANRFHLGEGLVGQCALEKERILLTEVPSDYVRISSGLGEATPLNAVVLPVLFEGQVTAVIELASFRRFSEIHLTFFDQLTESIAIVLNTIAASMRTEELLKQSQSLAEELQTQQSELRETNKRLEQQAQSLKTSEDLLKGQQEELQQTNAELEEKAELLAMQKKEVERKNREIEQARVSLEDKAEQLALSSKYKSEFLANMSHELRTPLNSLLILAKLLTDNIDHNLTAKQVEYSQTIYSAGTDLLALINDILDLAKIESGTMSIDMTQMPLAELGEQIERTFRQIAQSKGLAFAIEFTPELPNSISTDVKRIQQVLKNLLSNAFKFTEQGEVRLRIAVAKLGWSNDHQTLNSAEIVIAFSVSDTGIGIAPEKQKVIFEAFQQADGSTSRRYGGTGLGLSISREIARLFGGEIKLISLPGEGSTFTFYLPQFSAELRALSPELTSKPLLTPHSLLSTDAINRVSTHSSLINDDRTTIERGDRVLLIVEDDVNFARILLDMAQQQGFKVIAAQTGSTGLMLAQQFLPSAILLDIRLPEMDGWTVLDRLKHDPNTRHIPVHIMTVEEGRQRGLQLGAIAYLQKPLTSETISEALTKIKGFVERQVKNLLVVEDDDTQRLSIVELIGNSDVLTTAVANGAAALEAIRSQHFDCLVLDLGLPDMTGFELIEQIKLLPNGKTLPIIVYTGREISKAQETELRRIAETIIIKDVRSPERLLDETALFLHRVQANLPEPKRQILEQLHSQDYLLTGKKALIVDDDMRNIFALTSMLERYQIEVIYAENGREGINLLENTPDIDVVLMDVMMPEMDGYETTRVIRQNDRFKSLPIIALTAKAMLGDREKCIEAGASDYITKPVDTEQLLSLLRVWLYR